Part of the Ignavibacterium album JCM 16511 genome, GAAATTAAATTAATGCCCGAACTTGAGACCGAAGAGCTTGCGCTAATTTACGAAGCAAAAGGAATAGCAAGGGACGAAGCACTTAAACGCGCTAGTGAGATTATGCAAAATCCTGAGCAAGCATTGGAGGATAAAATGCACGAAGAACTTGGTTTGGCAGAAAGAAGTATCAGTCCGCTGACCGAAGGTTGGGTAACGGGATTATCAACCGCCATCGGTGCACTTATTCCGATTTTTCCCTTTTTCTTTTTCGAAGGTTCGATTGCGATATGGAGTTCTTTTATTATTTCTATGCTTTCTCATTTTCTGGTTGGTGCAGCAAGAAGTTTTTTCACAGGACGCGGAATTTTCAGAAGCGGATTTGATATGTTTATCGTTGGTTTCGGTGTAGCAGCAGTTGGATATGTTATTGGTGATTTAATACTAAAATTTTTGATGTGAGTTTAATGATATGAAAGCTATTCGACTGTATTCCTGGAATGTTAATGGTATTCGTGCCGTTCACAAAAAAGGTTTTGTTGATTGGGTATTGAAAGAAAATCCTGATATTCTTTGTTTGCAGGAAACAAAAGCGCATCCGGATCAGTTACCAAAAGAATTAATTTCGATAAATGGTTATCAATCTTTCTTTTCATCTTCAAAAGTTAAAAAGGGTTATAGTGGCGTTGCAGTTTATTCTAAATTAAATCCTGTTGATGTTAAATATGGTTTTGATATTCCCAGATTTGATGATGAAGGAAGAACGCTTATTCTAGACTACAAAGAATTTATCTTGTTTAACATTTATTTTCCGAATGGCAAAATGTCGGATGAAAGATTAAAGTATAAATTGGATTTCTATGATGCTTTTCTTGAATATGCTAAAAAACTGATACAGCAGGGAAGGAAAATAATTGTTTGTGGAGATGTGAACACTGCACACAAAGAAATTGATCTTGCACGACCAAAAGAAAATGAAAAAACATCCGGCTTTCTTCCGATCGAAAGACAATGGATTGATAAATTTTTAGCAAATGGTTTTGTGGATACATTCAGAATGTTTAATGATCAACCGGGAAATTATACCTGGTGGGATATGCAAACCAGGGCTCGTGAGAGAAATGTCGGCTGGAGAATTGACTACTTTTTTGTCTCGGAAAGTTTTAAAAACAATTTGAAAAATTCTTTTATTCTTTCTGATGTAATGGGTTCTGATCATTGTCCAATCGGTGTAGAAATTCTTACCGATACAGCCAATTGAATTTTTTATTTGATATTCTTGTTTTAACTTCAAATCAATAAATAAACTAATCGGAAATGAAGCTCTTTAGAATTTTCTTATTAGTGATTTGTACTGTATATCTTCAAGCCCAATCTAATTCTGCTGTTGAGGCAAGTGCTGATATTGTGTTTTATTCATTTGACTCTGTAAATGATACTTTGATTAATGCAGGAATCTTAGTTTCTTTGGAAAAAGATTGGCACATCTACTGGCGAAATTCCGGTGACAGCGGCATACCAACTTCATTTGAGATTGAATTGCCAGAAAATTTCAGTTTAACAGAATTAAAATGGCCTGTTCCAAAAATATTTGAGTTTGAAGGTTATGCTAGCTATGGTTATGAAAACAAAGTATTATTTCCATTTCAAATAATATTGCCCACTGAAAGAATATTAAATTCATTTCCAATCAAAGTAAAACTTAAATCACTTATTTGTAAAGATGTGTGTAAACCGTTCAATACAGAAGTTAGTAAGGTATTTGATTTGAATTCTAATTATCAATCTTCGACAGAGATAAAGGAACTTTTTGAAAATACCCTTAACCATATACCTGAAAAAAATTTTTTTATTGATATTGATGCAAAAGAAATTGCAGACAAAGTTTTAATGAATATTACATCTCAAAGATTAAATCTTAAAAAAATTAAAACCTTACACTTTATTCCTTATGAAAATGGAATTTTCAGAAATAGTCTTACTCAGAACTTCAAGTGGAATAATGAATCCATTCAACTTGAAATCGAATATGATCAATTCAAAACAAAAACTCCTGAATTAATTGGAGGAATTCTTCTATTGGAAATTTCATCGGAAGAAGGTGTTAAAAAAGTTGGATACGAAATCAGTGTAAAACTAAACTAATCAATAATATCTAAAGGAGGTCACAATGAAACTAAAAATCTTTTTTTCACTAATCTTTTTTCTGAGCATAACACTTTTTGCGCAGTCAGCAAAACTAAATGAAGCAGCTCCTGATTTTAAGCTGAAAGACTCAAATGGTAAAGAACATTCTTTAAGCGACTTTAAAGGTAAAATTG contains:
- a CDS encoding protein-disulfide reductase DsbD domain-containing protein, which translates into the protein MKLFRIFLLVICTVYLQAQSNSAVEASADIVFYSFDSVNDTLINAGILVSLEKDWHIYWRNSGDSGIPTSFEIELPENFSLTELKWPVPKIFEFEGYASYGYENKVLFPFQIILPTERILNSFPIKVKLKSLICKDVCKPFNTEVSKVFDLNSNYQSSTEIKELFENTLNHIPEKNFFIDIDAKEIADKVLMNITSQRLNLKKIKTLHFIPYENGIFRNSLTQNFKWNNESIQLEIEYDQFKTKTPELIGGILLLEISSEEGVKKVGYEISVKLN
- the xth gene encoding exodeoxyribonuclease III produces the protein MKAIRLYSWNVNGIRAVHKKGFVDWVLKENPDILCLQETKAHPDQLPKELISINGYQSFFSSSKVKKGYSGVAVYSKLNPVDVKYGFDIPRFDDEGRTLILDYKEFILFNIYFPNGKMSDERLKYKLDFYDAFLEYAKKLIQQGRKIIVCGDVNTAHKEIDLARPKENEKTSGFLPIERQWIDKFLANGFVDTFRMFNDQPGNYTWWDMQTRARERNVGWRIDYFFVSESFKNNLKNSFILSDVMGSDHCPIGVEILTDTAN